A genomic window from Chrysoperla carnea chromosome 3, inChrCarn1.1, whole genome shotgun sequence includes:
- the LOC123296429 gene encoding peroxidasin isoform X3: MWKSFVFGFIVMFTLSDVYSQYSPTTAVSLSSTQQSQNPSVPCPKKCLCFRKTVRCMFLHLDRIPKIPVETTILDLRFNKIRDIPAGTFRGLKHLDTLLLNNNMLTSLRDGAFAGLTSLRYLYLYKNRISHIDPAVFQGLPRLEQLYLHYNDLKQFDAKVFSSIPSVDRLFLHNNRITHIPSGSFKDMPALKRLRLDSNALVCDCGLMWLVKMLNVSSVQAAATCQTPNDMNGKSINGMMESDFKCHKPKIMEGPHDVEVKWGGTAKFTCRVAGDPTPEVVWMKNSTKLEPDNRISILPDGSLQIDETKDVDIGEYECMAKSDMGEAKSRPARMVVDGRPQPRDVHKPEFVLTPEDQDVQIGEHTVRLECRAKGIPAPTVVWSRNGVILAPNPRYTVTPEGTLVIQNIERGDFGTYRCEASNILGKISTTAQIRINVAPAFTVHPENLTVKTGADAHIECIASGSPIPDIKWYKNGRLITTTARISIEPDGTRLVISHTKESDSGQYICKATNFLGSKETSAYLTVQSLKQQPPKLKIKPYDIEAIPESTVEIPCRAEGIPKPDIQWKKDGSSLDRFEFRYRVSPAGSLFISNVTRRDAARFECTATNENGRISASAVLTVKNSEILAPGDRFVRISFAEATQEVDKAINNTINTLFNQKSGKHNPSDLFRLIRFPDAPTRELARAAEIYDRTLINIRKHVDAGMVINHTANYDYKEILSPDHLDLVARLSGCMAHRLMPNCTNMCFHKKYRSFTGTCNNLQNPTWGASNTGFRRILKPIYENGFSTPIGWNKGIKYYGFEKPSARLVSTTVISTDKISLDEYNSHMLMQWGQFLDHDLDHATPSVSSESWDGIDCKKSCDYAAPCYPMEVPPNDPRIKNRRCIDFIRSSAVCGSGMTSVFFENVQPREQINQLTSYIDASQVYGFNDELARILRDQTTNGGKLRVGIEQPNRKPLLPYAGNEGIDCRRDPEESDINCFAAGDIRANEQVGLLAMHTLWMREHNRLATELRKLNPTWNSDTLYHEARKIVGAQMQHITYKHWLPHILGKDGMELLGTYKEYNPNINPTISNVFATAALRFGHSMINPILQRLNSSFLPIPQGHLPLHKAFFSPWRLVDEGGIDPLLRGLFATAAKLKKPNENLNSDLTEHLFTVAHAVALDLAAMNIQRSRDHGIPGYLEYRAYCNLSKVETFDDLRNDIKDHNIRQILQNLYGHPGNIDVWVGGILEDQLEGSKVGPLFRCLLIEQFRRLRDGDRFWYENPATFKPEQLTQIKQASLARVLCDNGDEINDVTHDVFVLPKRQGGFVECSKIPRIDLRMWSSCCADCQDSSIFDSGITTRRPRRELNVSYPEDKPLFYENSTITDDPSENLITEERIEGIEGVVDGLQKTIKQLRKQMRKLEQQCVDNKSFKHGHCVDDKGSKRLNGEIWQKDDCTKCRCEKHQINCITRECAKPNCTNPTKVLGKCCLTCPAA; the protein is encoded by the exons ATACTTGCATTACaatgatttaaaacaattcGATGCTAAAGTATTTTCATCGATTCCATCGGTTGATCGCTt ATTCCTACACAATAATAGAATTACACATATTCCTTCAGGATCCTTTAAAGATATGCCAGCATTAAAACGATTACGTTTAGATTCAAATGCTTTGGTTTGCGATTGTGGATTAATGTGGCTGGTTAAAATGTTGAATGTATCTTCCGTACAAGCTGCAGCCACTTGTCAAACCCCCAACGATATGAATGGAAAATCTATAAATGGAATGATGGAATCTGATTTCAAATGTC atAAACCAAAAATTATGGAAGGTCCACATGACGTTGAAGTAAAGTGGGGTGGTACAGCGAAATTCACATGCCGAGTTGCAGGTGATCCAACACCGGAAGTAGTATGGATGAAAAATTCTACTAAACTCGAACCAGATAATCGAATTAGTATCCTACCCGATGGATCGTTACAAATTGATGAAACCAAAGACGTGGATATTGGTGAATACGAATGTATGGCTAAAAGTGACATGGGCGAAGCAAAATCAAGACCAGCGCGAATGGTTGTGGATGGCAGACCACAACCAAGAGATGTTCACAAACCAGAATTTGTACTTACACCCGAGGATCAAGATGTTCAAATCGGGGAACATACAGTTCGATTAGAATGTCGTGCCAAAGGTATTCCTGCACCTACCGTTGTTTGGTCAAGAAATGGTGTTATATTAGCACCAAATCCACGGTATACTGTAACTCCTGAGGGTACATTGGTTATTCAGAACATTGAACGTGGTGATTTTGGAACATACCGTTGTGAGGCCTCAaatattttgggaaaaatttcaacaactgCACAAATTCGCATCAAtg tTGCACCAGCCTTCACGGTACATCCAGAAAATTTGACAGTAAAGACAGGAGCAGATGCACACATCGAATGCATAGCATCGGGATCTCCTATACCTGACAtcaaatggtataaaaatggacgCTTAATAACTACCACAGCTCGAATTTCTATTGAGCCAGATGGAACACGATTAGTAATTAGCCATACCAAAGAATCCGATTCTGGCCAATATATATGTAAGGCCACAAATTTCCTAGGATCAAAAGAAACAAGCGCATATCTAACTGTACAAAGCTTAAAACAACAGCCacctaaattgaaaattaaaccaTACGATATCGAAGCAATTCCAGAAAGTACAGTTGAAATTCCTTGTCGCGCAGAAGGCATACCAAAACCCGATATTCAATGGAAGAAAGACGGTTCTTCGCTTGATAGATTTGAATTTCGTTATCGTGTATCACCAGCTGgcagtttatttatttctaatgttACTCGCAGAGATGCTGCCAGATTTGAATGTACAGCTACAAACGAAAATGGGCGCATATCTGCATCAGCAGTATTAACAgtgaaaaattctgaaattttagcTCCTGGCGACCGATTTGTTCGAATATCGTTTGCCGAAGCTACTCAAGAAGTTGATAAAGCAATCAATAACACAATTAAcactttatttaatcaaaaatcagGGAAGCATAATCCATCAGATCTATTCCGATTAATTCGATTCCCAGATGCACCCACTCGAGAATTGGCTAGAGCTGCTGAAATTTATGATCgcacattaattaatattcgaaAACATGTCGACGCTGGTATGGTTATTAATCACACAGCAAATTACgattacaaagaaattttatcacCCGATCACCTAGATTTGGTAGCAAGATTATCTGGTTGTATGGCACATCGATTAATGCCGAATTGCACAAACATGTGTTTCCATAAAAAGTATCGTTCATTTACCGGCACATGTAACAATTTGCAAAATCCAACATGGGGTGCTTCGAATACAGGTTTTCGACgaattttaaaaccaatttatgAAAATGGTTTTAGCACTCCAATTGGGTGGAATAAGGGAATTAAATACTATGGCTTTGAGAAACCAAGTGCCCGATTAGTTTCAACCACTGTCATTTCCACAGACAAGATTTCTTTGGATGAATACAATAGTCACATGCTTATGCAATGGGGACAGTTTTTGGATCATGATTTAGATCATGCTACACCTTCGGTGAGTTCAGAAAGTTGGGATGGAATTGATTGTAAGAAATCTTGTGATTATGCTGCACCTTGTTATCCAATGGAAGTACCACCTAATGATCCTCGAATAAAAAATCGCCGTTGTATTGATTTTATAAGATCTTCTGCCGTTTGTGGATCGGGTATGACTTCTGTCTTCTTCGAAAATGTCCAACCACGAGAACAAATTAATCAGTTGACTTCGTACATCGATGCATCTCAAGTTTATGGATTTAACGATGAATTAGCTAGAATTTTACGGGATCAAACAACGAACGGCGGGAAATTACGTGTAGGAATTGAACAACCAAATCGAAAACCACTTTTACCATATGCTGGAAATGAAGGAATTGATTGTCGCCGTGATCCTGAGGAAAGTGATATCAACTGTTTTGCTGCTGGAGATATTCGAGCCAATGAGCAAGTTGGTTTACTTGCTATGCACACTTTGTGGATGAGGGAACATAATCGATTAGCCACAGAATTACGAAAATTAAATCCTACATGGAATAGTGATACTTTGTACCACGAAGCAAGGAAAATAGTTGGAGCACAAATGCAACACATTACATATAAACATTGGCTGCCGCATATTTTAGGTAAAGATGGTATGGAACTATTAGGAACATACAAGGAATATAATCCAAATATCAATCCCACAATATCGAATGTATTTGCAACTGCTGCACTAAGATTTGGACATTCAATGATTAATCCAATTTTACAACGGCTTAATTCATCATTTCTACCAATTCCACAAGGACATTTACCATTACACAAAGCCTTCTTTTCACCTTGGAGATTAGTTGACGAAGGTGGTATTGATCCACTGTTACGAGGACTCTTTGCAACTGCTGCCAAGTTGAAAAaaccaaatgaaaatttgaattccGATTTAACAGAACATTTGTTCACAGTTGCACATGCTGTAGCATTAGACTTGGCGGCAATGAATATCCAACGATCACGAGATCACGGTATTCCCGGATACTTAGAATATCGTGCATATTGTAACTTGTCGAAAGTTGAAACGTTTGATGATTTACGAAACGATATTAAGGATCATAATATTcgacaaattttacaaaatttatatggtCATCCAGGAAATATTGATGTATGGGTTGGAGGTATTCTGGAAGATCAATTAGAAGGCTCCAAAGTAGGGCCACTATTTAGATGTTTATTAATCGAACAATTCCGACGATTACGAGACGGTGATCGATTCTGGTATGAAAATCCCGCTACGTTTAAACCAGAACAGCTAACACAAATTAAACAAGCGAGCTTAGCACGAGTTTTGTGCGATAATGGTGATGAAATTAATGACGTTACACATGACGTGTTTGTCTTACCAAAACGACAAGGTGGTTTTGTTGAATGTTCAAAAATACCTAGAATTGATTTACGTATGTGGAGTTCATGTTGCGCCGATTGTCAGGATTCATCAATCTTCGATAGCGGTATCACAACTCGACGACCTCGACGTGAACTCAATGTTTCATATCCCGAagataaaccattattttacgaaaattcCACTATTACAGATGATCcttcagaaaatttaataaccGAAGAACGAATTGAAGGTATTGAAGGAGTTGTAGAtggtttacaaaaaacaattaaacaattacGGAAACAAATGCGTAAATTAGAACAACAATGTGTTGAcaataaaagtttcaaacatGGCCACTGTGTCGATGACAAGGGCAGTAAACGCTTAAATGGTGAAATATGGCAGAAAGATGATTGCACAAAATGTCGATGTGAAAAACATCAAATCAATTGTATAACACGAGAATGTGCCAAACCGAATTGTACAAATCCAACTAAAGTATTAGGAAAATGTTGTTTAACTTGTCCGGCAGCTTAA
- the LOC123296429 gene encoding peroxidasin isoform X2 — MWKSFVFGFIVMFTLSDVYSQYSPTTAVSLSSTQQSQNPSVPCPKKCLCFRKTVRCMFLHLDRIPKIPVETTILDLRFNKIRDIPAGTFRGLKHLDTLLLNNNMLTSLRDGAFAGLTSLRYLYLYKNRISHIDPAVFQGLPRLEQLYLHYNDLKQFDAKVFSSIPSVDRLFLHNNRITHIPSGSFKDMPALKRLRLDSNALVCDCGLMWLVKMLNVSSVQAAATCQTPNDMNGKSINGMMESDFKCHKPKIMEGPHDVEVKWGGTAKFTCRVAGDPTPEVVWMKNSTKLEPDNRISILPDGSLQIDETKDVDIGEYECMAKSDMGEAKSRPARMVVDGRPQPRDVHKPEFVLTPEDQDVQIGEHTVRLECRAKGIPAPTVVWSRNGVILAPNPRYTVTPEGTLVIQNIERGDFGTYRCEASNILGKISTTAQIRINGSLPKIAPAFTVHPENLTVKTGADAHIECIASGSPIPDIKWYKNGRLITTTARISIEPDGTRLVISHTKESDSGQYICKATNFLGSKETSAYLTVQSLKQQPPKLKIKPYDIEAIPESTVEIPCRAEGIPKPDIQWKKDGSSLDRFEFRYRVSPAGSLFISNVTRRDAARFECTATNENGRISASAVLTVKNSEILAPGDRFVRISFAEATQEVDKAINNTINTLFNQKSGKHNPSDLFRLIRFPDAPTRELARAAEIYDRTLINIRKHVDAGMVINHTANYDYKEILSPDHLDLVARLSGCMAHRLMPNCTNMCFHKKYRSFTGTCNNLQNPTWGASNTGFRRILKPIYENGFSTPIGWNKGIKYYGFEKPSARLVSTTVISTDKISLDEYNSHMLMQWGQFLDHDLDHATPSVSSESWDGIDCKKSCDYAAPCYPMEVPPNDPRIKNRRCIDFIRSSAVCGSGMTSVFFENVQPREQINQLTSYIDASQVYGFNDELARILRDQTTNGGKLRVGIEQPNRKPLLPYAGNEGIDCRRDPEESDINCFAAGDIRANEQVGLLAMHTLWMREHNRLATELRKLNPTWNSDTLYHEARKIVGAQMQHITYKHWLPHILGKDGMELLGTYKEYNPNINPTISNVFATAALRFGHSMINPILQRLNSSFLPIPQGHLPLHKAFFSPWRLVDEGGIDPLLRGLFATAAKLKKPNENLNSDLTEHLFTVAHAVALDLAAMNIQRSRDHGIPGYLEYRAYCNLSKVETFDDLRNDIKDHNIRQILQNLYGHPGNIDVWVGGILEDQLEGSKVGPLFRCLLIEQFRRLRDGDRFWYENPATFKPEQLTQIKQASLARVLCDNGDEINDVTHDVFVLPKRQGGFVECSKIPRIDLRMWSSCCADCQDSSIFDSGITTRRPRRELNVSYPEDKPLFYENSTITDDPSENLITEERIEGIEGVVDGLQKTIKQLRKQMRKLEQQCVDNKSFKHGHCVDDKGSKRLNGEIWQKDDCTKCRCEKHQINCITRECAKPNCTNPTKVLGKCCLTCPAA; from the exons ATACTTGCATTACaatgatttaaaacaattcGATGCTAAAGTATTTTCATCGATTCCATCGGTTGATCGCTt ATTCCTACACAATAATAGAATTACACATATTCCTTCAGGATCCTTTAAAGATATGCCAGCATTAAAACGATTACGTTTAGATTCAAATGCTTTGGTTTGCGATTGTGGATTAATGTGGCTGGTTAAAATGTTGAATGTATCTTCCGTACAAGCTGCAGCCACTTGTCAAACCCCCAACGATATGAATGGAAAATCTATAAATGGAATGATGGAATCTGATTTCAAATGTC atAAACCAAAAATTATGGAAGGTCCACATGACGTTGAAGTAAAGTGGGGTGGTACAGCGAAATTCACATGCCGAGTTGCAGGTGATCCAACACCGGAAGTAGTATGGATGAAAAATTCTACTAAACTCGAACCAGATAATCGAATTAGTATCCTACCCGATGGATCGTTACAAATTGATGAAACCAAAGACGTGGATATTGGTGAATACGAATGTATGGCTAAAAGTGACATGGGCGAAGCAAAATCAAGACCAGCGCGAATGGTTGTGGATGGCAGACCACAACCAAGAGATGTTCACAAACCAGAATTTGTACTTACACCCGAGGATCAAGATGTTCAAATCGGGGAACATACAGTTCGATTAGAATGTCGTGCCAAAGGTATTCCTGCACCTACCGTTGTTTGGTCAAGAAATGGTGTTATATTAGCACCAAATCCACGGTATACTGTAACTCCTGAGGGTACATTGGTTATTCAGAACATTGAACGTGGTGATTTTGGAACATACCGTTGTGAGGCCTCAaatattttgggaaaaatttcaacaactgCACAAATTCGCATCAAtg GATCATTACCAAAGA tTGCACCAGCCTTCACGGTACATCCAGAAAATTTGACAGTAAAGACAGGAGCAGATGCACACATCGAATGCATAGCATCGGGATCTCCTATACCTGACAtcaaatggtataaaaatggacgCTTAATAACTACCACAGCTCGAATTTCTATTGAGCCAGATGGAACACGATTAGTAATTAGCCATACCAAAGAATCCGATTCTGGCCAATATATATGTAAGGCCACAAATTTCCTAGGATCAAAAGAAACAAGCGCATATCTAACTGTACAAAGCTTAAAACAACAGCCacctaaattgaaaattaaaccaTACGATATCGAAGCAATTCCAGAAAGTACAGTTGAAATTCCTTGTCGCGCAGAAGGCATACCAAAACCCGATATTCAATGGAAGAAAGACGGTTCTTCGCTTGATAGATTTGAATTTCGTTATCGTGTATCACCAGCTGgcagtttatttatttctaatgttACTCGCAGAGATGCTGCCAGATTTGAATGTACAGCTACAAACGAAAATGGGCGCATATCTGCATCAGCAGTATTAACAgtgaaaaattctgaaattttagcTCCTGGCGACCGATTTGTTCGAATATCGTTTGCCGAAGCTACTCAAGAAGTTGATAAAGCAATCAATAACACAATTAAcactttatttaatcaaaaatcagGGAAGCATAATCCATCAGATCTATTCCGATTAATTCGATTCCCAGATGCACCCACTCGAGAATTGGCTAGAGCTGCTGAAATTTATGATCgcacattaattaatattcgaaAACATGTCGACGCTGGTATGGTTATTAATCACACAGCAAATTACgattacaaagaaattttatcacCCGATCACCTAGATTTGGTAGCAAGATTATCTGGTTGTATGGCACATCGATTAATGCCGAATTGCACAAACATGTGTTTCCATAAAAAGTATCGTTCATTTACCGGCACATGTAACAATTTGCAAAATCCAACATGGGGTGCTTCGAATACAGGTTTTCGACgaattttaaaaccaatttatgAAAATGGTTTTAGCACTCCAATTGGGTGGAATAAGGGAATTAAATACTATGGCTTTGAGAAACCAAGTGCCCGATTAGTTTCAACCACTGTCATTTCCACAGACAAGATTTCTTTGGATGAATACAATAGTCACATGCTTATGCAATGGGGACAGTTTTTGGATCATGATTTAGATCATGCTACACCTTCGGTGAGTTCAGAAAGTTGGGATGGAATTGATTGTAAGAAATCTTGTGATTATGCTGCACCTTGTTATCCAATGGAAGTACCACCTAATGATCCTCGAATAAAAAATCGCCGTTGTATTGATTTTATAAGATCTTCTGCCGTTTGTGGATCGGGTATGACTTCTGTCTTCTTCGAAAATGTCCAACCACGAGAACAAATTAATCAGTTGACTTCGTACATCGATGCATCTCAAGTTTATGGATTTAACGATGAATTAGCTAGAATTTTACGGGATCAAACAACGAACGGCGGGAAATTACGTGTAGGAATTGAACAACCAAATCGAAAACCACTTTTACCATATGCTGGAAATGAAGGAATTGATTGTCGCCGTGATCCTGAGGAAAGTGATATCAACTGTTTTGCTGCTGGAGATATTCGAGCCAATGAGCAAGTTGGTTTACTTGCTATGCACACTTTGTGGATGAGGGAACATAATCGATTAGCCACAGAATTACGAAAATTAAATCCTACATGGAATAGTGATACTTTGTACCACGAAGCAAGGAAAATAGTTGGAGCACAAATGCAACACATTACATATAAACATTGGCTGCCGCATATTTTAGGTAAAGATGGTATGGAACTATTAGGAACATACAAGGAATATAATCCAAATATCAATCCCACAATATCGAATGTATTTGCAACTGCTGCACTAAGATTTGGACATTCAATGATTAATCCAATTTTACAACGGCTTAATTCATCATTTCTACCAATTCCACAAGGACATTTACCATTACACAAAGCCTTCTTTTCACCTTGGAGATTAGTTGACGAAGGTGGTATTGATCCACTGTTACGAGGACTCTTTGCAACTGCTGCCAAGTTGAAAAaaccaaatgaaaatttgaattccGATTTAACAGAACATTTGTTCACAGTTGCACATGCTGTAGCATTAGACTTGGCGGCAATGAATATCCAACGATCACGAGATCACGGTATTCCCGGATACTTAGAATATCGTGCATATTGTAACTTGTCGAAAGTTGAAACGTTTGATGATTTACGAAACGATATTAAGGATCATAATATTcgacaaattttacaaaatttatatggtCATCCAGGAAATATTGATGTATGGGTTGGAGGTATTCTGGAAGATCAATTAGAAGGCTCCAAAGTAGGGCCACTATTTAGATGTTTATTAATCGAACAATTCCGACGATTACGAGACGGTGATCGATTCTGGTATGAAAATCCCGCTACGTTTAAACCAGAACAGCTAACACAAATTAAACAAGCGAGCTTAGCACGAGTTTTGTGCGATAATGGTGATGAAATTAATGACGTTACACATGACGTGTTTGTCTTACCAAAACGACAAGGTGGTTTTGTTGAATGTTCAAAAATACCTAGAATTGATTTACGTATGTGGAGTTCATGTTGCGCCGATTGTCAGGATTCATCAATCTTCGATAGCGGTATCACAACTCGACGACCTCGACGTGAACTCAATGTTTCATATCCCGAagataaaccattattttacgaaaattcCACTATTACAGATGATCcttcagaaaatttaataaccGAAGAACGAATTGAAGGTATTGAAGGAGTTGTAGAtggtttacaaaaaacaattaaacaattacGGAAACAAATGCGTAAATTAGAACAACAATGTGTTGAcaataaaagtttcaaacatGGCCACTGTGTCGATGACAAGGGCAGTAAACGCTTAAATGGTGAAATATGGCAGAAAGATGATTGCACAAAATGTCGATGTGAAAAACATCAAATCAATTGTATAACACGAGAATGTGCCAAACCGAATTGTACAAATCCAACTAAAGTATTAGGAAAATGTTGTTTAACTTGTCCGGCAGCTTAA